In one Lolium rigidum isolate FL_2022 chromosome 3, APGP_CSIRO_Lrig_0.1, whole genome shotgun sequence genomic region, the following are encoded:
- the LOC124704299 gene encoding binding partner of ACD11 1: protein MEDGTRAVRTVRVRNISDLAGEREVREFFSFSGEIEHVHIRLDGAPAGRTAYVTFKDPKALEIALLLSGATIVDRVVNITSAEDYIYIPVNEQQLVVNEVTSTAPTADLEQSTEANASPTSGRVYASKAHDVMTTVIARGSAIRQDAVNKAKSFDEKHQLRANATARISSFDRRVGLSEKLNTGISVVNEKVKTVDQRLHVSDKTMAALLAAERKLNDTGSAVKTNRYVSAGTSWLNGAFSKVAKAGHVAGSRTREKFQLAVSNISAKGPAVVA, encoded by the exons ATGGAG GACGGGACGCGGGCGGTGAGGACGGTAAGGGTGCGGAACATCTCAGATCTGGCAGGGGAGCGCGAGGTGCGCgagttcttctccttctccggcgaaATCGAGCACGTCCACATCAGGCT TGACGGGGCGCCCGCGGGGAGGACGGCCTACGTCACCTTCAAGGATCCCAAGGCGCTCGAGATCGCGCTGCTGCTATCG gGAGCAACAATTGTGGATCGAGTTGTGAACATAACCTCTGCTGAAGATTACATCTACATCCCTGTTAATGAACAG CAACTTGTGGTCAATGAGGTGACAAGTACAGCTCCTACTGCAGATCTGGAACAATCTACTGAG GCCAATGCAAGTCCCACGAGCGGCCGAGTTTATGCAAGCAAGGCTCATGATGTGATGACAACTGTGATTGCAAGGGGGTCAGCAATTCGACAAGATGCTGTGAACAAAGCTAAATCATTCGACGAGAAACATCAATTAAGGGCTAATGCAACAGCTAGGATCAGTTCCTTTGATAGGCGCGTTGGCCTTTCAGAGAAGTTAAACACTGGGATATCAGTTGTAAATGAAAAGGTGAAAACTGTGGACCAAAGGTTACATGTTTCTGACAAGACAATGGCTGCTTTGCTGGCTGCAGAGCGCAAGCTAAATGATACAGGCTCTGCTGTGAAAACCAACAG gtatgtctctgCTGGGACAAGCTGGCTGAATGGTGCTTTCAGCAAAGTCGCCAAGGCTGGTCATGTTGCTGGCTCAAGAACAAGAGAAAAGTTCCAATTAGctgtgtcaaatatatcagccaaA GGACCTGCGGTCGTTGCTTAA
- the LOC124704298 gene encoding DExH-box ATP-dependent RNA helicase DExH5, mitochondrial isoform X1 codes for MRRCLRRGLGILLVPLPSPLSRPPPPPVPLAALLLLPRRLDAFSLRPFCSYGGGRAVEQFSDDEYDHEYEDHRPSSSVANIDEWRWKLNMLQRNAEEQEIISRDRRDRRDYDQIANLAKRMGLYSELYGRVIVASKVPLPNYRPDLDDKRPQREVVIPLSLQRRVEGLVQEHLDRALLPFDKDGRETESGSEKAEPGSLDERQDPMLDQSVMEKVLQRKSIRMRNFQRSWQESPEGVKMVEFRKSLPAYKEKERLLAAIARNQVIVISGETGCGKTTQLPQFVMESEIESGRGAFCNIICTQPRRISAMAVAERVSTERGENLGESVGYKVRLEGMKGRDTHLLFCTSGILLRRLLSDRNLNGVSHVFVDEIHERGMNEDFLLIVLKDLLSRRPDLRLILMSATLNAELFSSYFGGAPTIHIPGFTHPVRAHFLEDILERTGYKMTPSNQLDDYGQDKVWKTQRQLLPRKRKNQITTLVEDALQNSNFETYGSRTRDSLSNWNPDCIGFNLIEAVLCHICRKERPGAVLVFMTGWDDISSLKDQLKAHPLLGDPNRVLLLSCHGSMATSEQRLIFDKAPPNVRKVVLATNMAEASITINDIVFVMDCGKAKETTYDALNNTPCLLPSWISKASARQRRGRAGRVTPGECYHLYPRCVYDAFAEYQLPELLRTPLNSLCLQIKSLQVGSIGEFLSAALQPPEPRAVQNAVEFLKMIGSLDENEDLTDLGRYLSMLPVDPKLGKMLIMGAVFRCIDPILTVVAGLSARDPFLLPQDKKDLAGTAKSRFSAKDYSDHMALVRAYEGWKDAEREGSGYEYCWRNFLSAQTLQAIHSLRKQFSYILKDAGLIDSDANTNNSLSHNQSLVRGVICSGLFPGISSVVHRENSMAFKTMDDGQVLVYAVSAYMSVLKCSSTTPCLIHHLADMLNLTLRFIQNSVNAKYQTIPYPWLVFGEKVKVNAVFIRDSTGVSDSILILFGGAVTKGSVAGHLKMLDGYIDLFMDPSLSECYLQLKEELDKLVHKKLEDPTFDIHKEGKYILFAAQELAAGDLCEGRFVFGRETRRARLRDSEDGKSNIIKDGMNPKSLLQTLLMRAGHTPPKYKTKHLKTNEFRSMVEFKGMQFVGKPKRNKQIAERDAAIEALGWLTQTSGTKLQDEGDDSPLDLTDNMLKLLSKPRKHTRKNSRK; via the exons ATGCGCCGCTGCTTGCGGCGCGGGCTGGGCATCCTCCTCGTCCCACTCCCAAGCCCACtcagccggccgccgccgccgccggtccctCTCGcggctctcctcctcctcccgcgccgcctcgatGCCTTCTCCCTTCGCCCCTTCTGCAGCTACGGCGGGGGCCGCGCCGTCGAGCAGTTCTCCGACGACGAGTACGACCACGAGTATGAGGACCACCGG ccgtcgtcgtcggtggccAACATCGACGAGTGGAGGTGGAAGCTGAACATGCTGCAGCGCAACGCGGAAGAGCAGGAGATCATCTCCAGGGACCGGAGGGACCGCCGGGACTATGACCAGATCGCCAACCTCGCCAAGAGGATGGGGCTCTACAG TGAGCTGTATGGGAGGGTTATTGTTGCGAGCAAGGTCCCGCTGCCGAACTACAGGCCAGACCTGGACGACAAGCGTCCGCAGAGAGAG GTGGTGATCCCGCTAAGCTTGCAGAGGAGGGTTGAGGGACTTGTGCAGGAGCACCTTGACCGTGCGCTCTTGCCATTTGATAAAGATGGCCGCGAGACGGAAAGTGGTTCCGAGAAAGCTGAGCCTGGGAGCTTGGATGAGAGGCAGGATCCCATGCTCGACCAGTCGGTCATGGAGAAGGTCCTTCAGAGGAAGAGTATTCGGATGCGCAATTTTCAACGAAGTTGGCAG GAATCACCTGAAGGTGTTAAGATGGTAGAATTTCGGAAATCCCTCCCAGCATACAAGGAGAAGGAAAGGCTTCTAGCAGCCATTGCACGTAATCAG GTTATAGTTATTTCGGGAGAGACGGGGTGTGGCAAGACAACACAGTTGCCTCAGTTTGTGATGGAGTCAGAGATAGAATCTGGTCGGGGGGCCTTTTGTAACATAATTTGTACACAGCCACGGAGAATATCTGCAATGGCCGTTGCAGAAAGAGTATCCACCGAAAGAGGAGAAAATCTTGGTGAATCG GTTGGCTACAAAGTTCGATTGGAGGGAATGAAAGGAAGGGATACACATTTACTTTTCTGTACCAGTGGTATTTTATTGAGACGGTTGCTGAGTGACCGAAACTTGAATGGGGTGTCTCATGTATTTGTTGATGAAATACATGAAAGAGGCATGAATGAAG ATTTCTTATTGATTGTTCTAAAGGACCTATTGTCACGACGCCCCGATTTAAGGTTGATATTGATGAGTGCTACTTTAAATGCGGAACTGTTCTCAAGTTATTTCGGAGGAGCGCCAACTATCCACATTCCT GGATTCACACATCCAGTGAGGGCGCATTTTCTGGAAGACATATTAGAGAGGACAGGATATAAGATGACGCCAAGTAATCAACTTGACGACTACGGCCAAGATAAAGTCTGGAAGACTCAGAGACAGCTATTGCCTAGAAAGAGGAAAAATCAAATTACTACACTTGTGGAG GATGCTCTTCAAAATTCGAACTTCGAAACCTATGGCTCAAGGACACGTGATTCTTTGTCAAACTGGAATCCTGATTGCATAGGGTTTAATCTCATAGAGGCTGTTCTGTGCCACATATGTCGCAAAGAGCGACCTGGTGCAGTTTTAGTTTTCATGACCGGGTGGGATGACATTAGTTCTTTGAAGGATCAACTAAAAGCGCATCCATTGCTAGGTGACCCAAATAGAGTGCTACTGCTTTCATGCCACGGTTCAATGGCTACTTCTGAGCAG AGGCTAATATTTGATAAGGCACCTCCTAATGTTCGGAAGGTAGTACTTGCCACTAACATGGCAGAAGCAAGTATTACAATAAATGACATTGTTTTTGTCATGGATTGTGGAAAAGCAAAGGAAACCACATATGATGCTCTAAACAACACTCCCTGCTTACTCCCCTCGTGGATTTCAAAGGCTTCTGCCCGCCAG AGGAGGGGTAGAGCTGGTCGTGTCACACCTGGAGAATGCTATCATCTCTACCCTAGATGTGTGTATGATGCATTTGCAGAGTACCAGCTTCCGGAGCTTCTTAGAACTCCTTTGAATTCACTATGTTTGCAGATAAAAAGTTTGCAGGTTGGCAGCATTGGGGAGTTTCTATCAGCTGCTTTGCAGCCTCCAGAACCAAGAGCT GTCCAAAATGCAGTGGAATTCCTGAAGATGATTGGATCATTAGATGAAAATGAGGACCTTACTGATCTGG GAAGATACCTCTCCATGCTTCCAGTTGATCCAAAGTTGGGGAAGATGCTTATAATGGGTGCAGTTTTCCGTTGCATTGACCCTATACTCACTGTGGTCGCTGGATTGAGTGCCCGGGATCCTTTCCTGTTGCCACAAGACAAGAAGGAT TTGGCAGGAACTGCAAAATCAAGATTCTCAGCGAAAGATTATAGTGATCACATGGCCCTTGTCCGAGCTTATGAAGGATGGAAGGATGCTGAGAGGGAAGGATCTGGTTATGAGTACTGCTGGAGAAATTTTCTTTCTGCTCAAACACTACAAGCCATTCATTCTCTTCGAAAGCAATTCAGCTATATCTTAAAGGATGCTGGCTTGATAGATTCTGACGCAAATACAAATAATAGTTTGAGCCATAATCAATCATTAGTCCGTGGTGTCATTTGTTCTGGGCTTTTTCCTGGGATATCATCTGTTGTG CATAGAGAAAACTCGATGGCCTTCAAGACAATGGATGATGGCCAAGTCCTTGTTTATGCTGTAAGTGCATACATGAGCGTCCTGAAATGCTCATCTACAACACCCTGTTTAATACATCATCTTGCAGACATGTTGAATCTGACATTACGGTTTATTCAGAATTCTGTGAACGCTAAGTACCAGACCATCCCTTATCCATGGCTGGTCTTTGGTGAGAAGGTGAAGGTAAATGCTGTCTTCATCCGTGATTCAACTGGAGTATCAGATTCGATACTGATCTTATTTGGTGGTGCTGTTACAAAAGGAAGCGTG GCTGGGCACTTGAAGATGCTCGATGGTTACATTGATCTATTTATGGATCCCAGCCTATCTGAGTGCTACTTGCAACTTAAAGAAGAACTTGATAAACTTGTACACAAGAAG CTTGAAGACCCAACCTTCGACATTCACAAGGAAGGCAAGTACATCTTATTTGCTGCACAAGAGCTTGCTGCAGGCGACCTATGTGAAGGAAGGTTTGTGTTCGGCCGAGAAACAAGACGAGCGAGGCTTCGGGACAGCGAAGATGGCAAAAGCAACATCATAAAGGATGGGATGAACCCAAAGAGCCTGCTGCAGACCTTGCTGATGAGGGCAGGCCACACGCCTCCCAAGTACAAGACAAAGCACCTCAAGACCAACGAGTTCAGATCCATGGTGGAGTTCAAAGGGATGCAGTTTGTTGGGAAACCAAAGAGGAACAAGCAGATCGCGGAGAGGGATGCCGCAATCGAAGCACTGGGATGGCTGACACAAACATCCGGCACGAAGCTCCAAGATGAGGGTGACGACTCCCCGCTTGACCTGACTGATAACATGCTTAAGCTGCTTAGTAAACCGAGGAAGCATACTCGAAAAAATTCGAGGAAATGA
- the LOC124704298 gene encoding DExH-box ATP-dependent RNA helicase DExH3 isoform X2, which translates to MRRCLRRGLGILLVPLPSPLSRPPPPPVPLAALLLLPRRLDAFSLRPFCSYGGGRAVEQFSDDEYDHEYEDHRPSSSVANIDEWRWKLNMLQRNAEEQEIISRDRRDRRDYDQIANLAKRMGLYSELYGRVIVASKVPLPNYRPDLDDKRPQREVVIPLSLQRRVEGLVQEHLDRALLPFDKDGRETESGSEKAEPGSLDERQDPMLDQSVMEKVLQRKSIRMRNFQRSWQESPEGVKMVEFRKSLPAYKEKERLLAAIARNQVIVISGETGCGKTTQLPQFVMESEIESGRGAFCNIICTQPRRISAMAVAERVSTERGENLGESVGYKVRLEGMKGRDTHLLFCTSGILLRRLLSDRNLNGVSHVFVDEIHERGMNEDFLLIVLKDLLSRRPDLRLILMSATLNAELFSSYFGGAPTIHIPGFTHPVRAHFLEDILERTGYKMTPSNQLDDYGQDKVWKTQRQLLPRKRKNQITTLVEDALQNSNFETYGSRTRDSLSNWNPDCIGFNLIEAVLCHICRKERPGAVLVFMTGWDDISSLKDQLKAHPLLGDPNRVLLLSCHGSMATSEQRLIFDKAPPNVRKVVLATNMAEASITINDIVFVMDCGKAKETTYDALNNTPCLLPSWISKASARQRRGRAGRVTPGECYHLYPRCVYDAFAEYQLPELLRTPLNSLCLQIKSLQVGSIGEFLSAALQPPEPRAVQNAVEFLKMIGSLDENEDLTDLGRYLSMLPVDPKLGKMLIMGAVFRCIDPILTVVAGLSARDPFLLPQDKKDLAGTAKSRFSAKDYSDHMALVRAYEGWKDAEREGSGYEYCWRNFLSAQTLQAIHSLRKQFSYILKDAGLIDSDANTNNSLSHNQSLVRGVICSGLFPGISSVVHRENSMAFKTMDDGQVLVYANSVNAKYQTIPYPWLVFGEKVKVNAVFIRDSTGVSDSILILFGGAVTKGSVAGHLKMLDGYIDLFMDPSLSECYLQLKEELDKLVHKKLEDPTFDIHKEGKYILFAAQELAAGDLCEGRFVFGRETRRARLRDSEDGKSNIIKDGMNPKSLLQTLLMRAGHTPPKYKTKHLKTNEFRSMVEFKGMQFVGKPKRNKQIAERDAAIEALGWLTQTSGTKLQDEGDDSPLDLTDNMLKLLSKPRKHTRKNSRK; encoded by the exons ATGCGCCGCTGCTTGCGGCGCGGGCTGGGCATCCTCCTCGTCCCACTCCCAAGCCCACtcagccggccgccgccgccgccggtccctCTCGcggctctcctcctcctcccgcgccgcctcgatGCCTTCTCCCTTCGCCCCTTCTGCAGCTACGGCGGGGGCCGCGCCGTCGAGCAGTTCTCCGACGACGAGTACGACCACGAGTATGAGGACCACCGG ccgtcgtcgtcggtggccAACATCGACGAGTGGAGGTGGAAGCTGAACATGCTGCAGCGCAACGCGGAAGAGCAGGAGATCATCTCCAGGGACCGGAGGGACCGCCGGGACTATGACCAGATCGCCAACCTCGCCAAGAGGATGGGGCTCTACAG TGAGCTGTATGGGAGGGTTATTGTTGCGAGCAAGGTCCCGCTGCCGAACTACAGGCCAGACCTGGACGACAAGCGTCCGCAGAGAGAG GTGGTGATCCCGCTAAGCTTGCAGAGGAGGGTTGAGGGACTTGTGCAGGAGCACCTTGACCGTGCGCTCTTGCCATTTGATAAAGATGGCCGCGAGACGGAAAGTGGTTCCGAGAAAGCTGAGCCTGGGAGCTTGGATGAGAGGCAGGATCCCATGCTCGACCAGTCGGTCATGGAGAAGGTCCTTCAGAGGAAGAGTATTCGGATGCGCAATTTTCAACGAAGTTGGCAG GAATCACCTGAAGGTGTTAAGATGGTAGAATTTCGGAAATCCCTCCCAGCATACAAGGAGAAGGAAAGGCTTCTAGCAGCCATTGCACGTAATCAG GTTATAGTTATTTCGGGAGAGACGGGGTGTGGCAAGACAACACAGTTGCCTCAGTTTGTGATGGAGTCAGAGATAGAATCTGGTCGGGGGGCCTTTTGTAACATAATTTGTACACAGCCACGGAGAATATCTGCAATGGCCGTTGCAGAAAGAGTATCCACCGAAAGAGGAGAAAATCTTGGTGAATCG GTTGGCTACAAAGTTCGATTGGAGGGAATGAAAGGAAGGGATACACATTTACTTTTCTGTACCAGTGGTATTTTATTGAGACGGTTGCTGAGTGACCGAAACTTGAATGGGGTGTCTCATGTATTTGTTGATGAAATACATGAAAGAGGCATGAATGAAG ATTTCTTATTGATTGTTCTAAAGGACCTATTGTCACGACGCCCCGATTTAAGGTTGATATTGATGAGTGCTACTTTAAATGCGGAACTGTTCTCAAGTTATTTCGGAGGAGCGCCAACTATCCACATTCCT GGATTCACACATCCAGTGAGGGCGCATTTTCTGGAAGACATATTAGAGAGGACAGGATATAAGATGACGCCAAGTAATCAACTTGACGACTACGGCCAAGATAAAGTCTGGAAGACTCAGAGACAGCTATTGCCTAGAAAGAGGAAAAATCAAATTACTACACTTGTGGAG GATGCTCTTCAAAATTCGAACTTCGAAACCTATGGCTCAAGGACACGTGATTCTTTGTCAAACTGGAATCCTGATTGCATAGGGTTTAATCTCATAGAGGCTGTTCTGTGCCACATATGTCGCAAAGAGCGACCTGGTGCAGTTTTAGTTTTCATGACCGGGTGGGATGACATTAGTTCTTTGAAGGATCAACTAAAAGCGCATCCATTGCTAGGTGACCCAAATAGAGTGCTACTGCTTTCATGCCACGGTTCAATGGCTACTTCTGAGCAG AGGCTAATATTTGATAAGGCACCTCCTAATGTTCGGAAGGTAGTACTTGCCACTAACATGGCAGAAGCAAGTATTACAATAAATGACATTGTTTTTGTCATGGATTGTGGAAAAGCAAAGGAAACCACATATGATGCTCTAAACAACACTCCCTGCTTACTCCCCTCGTGGATTTCAAAGGCTTCTGCCCGCCAG AGGAGGGGTAGAGCTGGTCGTGTCACACCTGGAGAATGCTATCATCTCTACCCTAGATGTGTGTATGATGCATTTGCAGAGTACCAGCTTCCGGAGCTTCTTAGAACTCCTTTGAATTCACTATGTTTGCAGATAAAAAGTTTGCAGGTTGGCAGCATTGGGGAGTTTCTATCAGCTGCTTTGCAGCCTCCAGAACCAAGAGCT GTCCAAAATGCAGTGGAATTCCTGAAGATGATTGGATCATTAGATGAAAATGAGGACCTTACTGATCTGG GAAGATACCTCTCCATGCTTCCAGTTGATCCAAAGTTGGGGAAGATGCTTATAATGGGTGCAGTTTTCCGTTGCATTGACCCTATACTCACTGTGGTCGCTGGATTGAGTGCCCGGGATCCTTTCCTGTTGCCACAAGACAAGAAGGAT TTGGCAGGAACTGCAAAATCAAGATTCTCAGCGAAAGATTATAGTGATCACATGGCCCTTGTCCGAGCTTATGAAGGATGGAAGGATGCTGAGAGGGAAGGATCTGGTTATGAGTACTGCTGGAGAAATTTTCTTTCTGCTCAAACACTACAAGCCATTCATTCTCTTCGAAAGCAATTCAGCTATATCTTAAAGGATGCTGGCTTGATAGATTCTGACGCAAATACAAATAATAGTTTGAGCCATAATCAATCATTAGTCCGTGGTGTCATTTGTTCTGGGCTTTTTCCTGGGATATCATCTGTTGTG CATAGAGAAAACTCGATGGCCTTCAAGACAATGGATGATGGCCAAGTCCTTGTTTATGCT AATTCTGTGAACGCTAAGTACCAGACCATCCCTTATCCATGGCTGGTCTTTGGTGAGAAGGTGAAGGTAAATGCTGTCTTCATCCGTGATTCAACTGGAGTATCAGATTCGATACTGATCTTATTTGGTGGTGCTGTTACAAAAGGAAGCGTG GCTGGGCACTTGAAGATGCTCGATGGTTACATTGATCTATTTATGGATCCCAGCCTATCTGAGTGCTACTTGCAACTTAAAGAAGAACTTGATAAACTTGTACACAAGAAG CTTGAAGACCCAACCTTCGACATTCACAAGGAAGGCAAGTACATCTTATTTGCTGCACAAGAGCTTGCTGCAGGCGACCTATGTGAAGGAAGGTTTGTGTTCGGCCGAGAAACAAGACGAGCGAGGCTTCGGGACAGCGAAGATGGCAAAAGCAACATCATAAAGGATGGGATGAACCCAAAGAGCCTGCTGCAGACCTTGCTGATGAGGGCAGGCCACACGCCTCCCAAGTACAAGACAAAGCACCTCAAGACCAACGAGTTCAGATCCATGGTGGAGTTCAAAGGGATGCAGTTTGTTGGGAAACCAAAGAGGAACAAGCAGATCGCGGAGAGGGATGCCGCAATCGAAGCACTGGGATGGCTGACACAAACATCCGGCACGAAGCTCCAAGATGAGGGTGACGACTCCCCGCTTGACCTGACTGATAACATGCTTAAGCTGCTTAGTAAACCGAGGAAGCATACTCGAAAAAATTCGAGGAAATGA